A stretch of Acropora palmata chromosome 9, jaAcrPala1.3, whole genome shotgun sequence DNA encodes these proteins:
- the LOC141892750 gene encoding uncharacterized protein LOC141892750, with product MAESTVSEEEFSWSLAQALKDSSVESLKAEQVECIRRIICLSEDFLAVLPTGFGKSLIYQIIPKVCSCLVLKKSKETKSFVGCVVSPLEYIRKQQVESIKKLDCGLRAAAIGERDETDKDIEEGRVNIVFGSAEQ from the coding sequence atggcggaaagtaCAGTGAGTGAGGAGGAGTTTTCTTGGTCTTTGGCACAAGCTTTGAAAGATTCCTCAGTAGAGTCTCTTAAGGCAGAGCAAGTTGAATGTATCCGTCGCATAATCTGTCTAAGTGAGGACTTTTTAGCTGTTCTTCCTACCGGTTTTGGAAAGAGTTTAATCTATCAGATTATCCCGAAGGTGTGCTCGTGTCTGGTACTAAAGAAGAGCAAGGAAACGAAATCTTTTGTGGGCTGCGTTGTAAGCCCGCTAGAGTATATTAGAAAACAACAAGTTGAAAGCATTAAGAAGCTGGATTGTGGTTTACGCGCAGCGGCCATTGGCGAAAGAGATGAAACGGACAAAGACATTGAAGAGGGACGTGTAAATATCGTCTTTGGGAGTGCTGAACAGTGA